A single genomic interval of Rhizobium leguminosarum bv. trifolii WSM1325 harbors:
- a CDS encoding AMP-dependent synthetase and ligase (PFAM: AMP-dependent synthetase and ligase~KEGG: rec:RHECIAT_CH0001014 long-chain-fatty-acid-CoA ligase protein): MSNHLFDAMRAAAPGDAPFIRIDSTRTWTYDDAFALSGRIAGAMDTLGIRPGDRVAVQVEKSAEALILYLACLRTGAVYLPLNTAYTLAELDYFIGDAEPRLVVVASAARGGVETIAKPHGAIVETLDADGSGSLLDLARDEPADFVDASRSADDLAAILYTSGTTGRSKGAMLTHGNLLSNALTLRDYWRVTADDRLIHALPIFHTHGLFVATNVTLLAGASMFLLTKFDADEVVSLMPQATMLMGVPTFYVRLLQSPRLDEQAVANIRLFISGSAPLLAETHTEFQARTGHAILERYGMTETNMNTSNPYEGKRIAGTVGFPLPDVTVRVTDPATGLVLSPEETGMIEIKGPNVFKGYWRMPEKTAAEFTADGFFISGDLGKIDREGYVHIVGRGKDLVISGGYNIYPKEVEGEIDQIEGVVESAVIGVPHPDFGEGVTAVVVCKPGAVLDEKTIVSALQDRLARYKQPKRIIFADDLPRNTMGKVQKNILRQQYADLYTRR; the protein is encoded by the coding sequence GTGAGCAACCATCTTTTCGACGCCATGCGGGCTGCCGCACCCGGTGACGCACCGTTCATCCGGATCGATAGTACGCGCACATGGACCTATGATGACGCCTTCGCTCTTTCTGGCCGCATTGCCGGCGCGATGGACACGCTCGGCATTCGCCCCGGCGACCGGGTGGCGGTGCAGGTCGAGAAAAGTGCCGAGGCACTGATCCTCTATCTCGCCTGTCTTCGAACCGGCGCGGTCTACCTGCCGCTCAACACCGCCTATACGCTGGCTGAACTCGATTATTTTATCGGCGATGCGGAGCCGCGTTTGGTGGTGGTTGCGTCGGCTGCGAGAGGGGGCGTGGAGACAATCGCCAAGCCCCACGGCGCAATCGTCGAAACGCTCGACGCTGACGGCAGCGGCTCGTTGCTGGATCTCGCACGCGATGAGCCGGCCGACTTTGTCGATGCCTCGCGTTCCGCCGATGATCTGGCTGCGATCCTCTACACGTCGGGAACGACGGGACGCTCCAAGGGGGCGATGCTCACGCATGGGAACCTGCTCTCGAACGCCCTGACCTTGCGAGACTATTGGCGCGTCACCGCCGACGATCGGCTGATCCATGCCTTGCCGATCTTCCACACACATGGGCTGTTTGTCGCCACGAATGTGACACTGCTTGCCGGCGCCTCGATGTTCCTGCTGACGAAATTCGACGCCGACGAGGTCGTTTCGCTGATGCCGCAGGCAACGATGCTGATGGGCGTGCCGACCTTCTACGTGCGCCTGCTGCAAAGCCCGCGCCTCGACGAGCAAGCGGTCGCCAATATCCGCCTCTTCATTTCCGGATCGGCTCCCCTGCTTGCCGAAACCCACACCGAGTTCCAGGCCCGTACCGGTCACGCCATTCTCGAGCGCTACGGCATGACAGAAACCAATATGAACACGTCGAACCCCTATGAGGGGAAACGGATTGCCGGAACGGTCGGTTTCCCGCTGCCTGATGTGACGGTGCGCGTCACCGATCCCGCCACCGGGCTGGTGCTGTCGCCTGAAGAAACCGGCATGATCGAGATCAAGGGACCGAACGTCTTCAAGGGTTATTGGCGCATGCCGGAAAAGACCGCGGCCGAGTTCACCGCCGACGGTTTCTTCATCAGCGGCGATCTCGGCAAGATCGACCGGGAAGGCTATGTCCACATCGTCGGTCGCGGCAAGGATCTGGTGATTTCGGGTGGATACAACATCTATCCGAAAGAGGTCGAAGGCGAGATCGACCAGATCGAGGGTGTGGTTGAGAGCGCTGTGATCGGTGTGCCGCATCCCGATTTCGGAGAAGGCGTAACGGCCGTCGTCGTGTGCAAGCCCGGCGCCGTCCTCGATGAAAAGACCATCGTCAGCGCCCTCCAGGACCGTCTCGCCCGCTACAAACAACCCAAGCGCATCATCTTCGCGGACGATCTGCCGCGCAACACCATGGGGAAGGTTCAGAAGAATATCCTGCGGCAGCAATACGCCGATCTTTACACCAGGAGGTAA
- a CDS encoding transcriptional regulator, GntR family (PFAM: GntR domain protein; regulatory protein GntR HTH~SMART: regulatory protein GntR HTH~KEGG: ret:RHE_CH00919 AsnC/GntR family transcriptional regulator), whose translation MSENVGRWLRDEIENSILSNEFSPGERLDEMVLATRFGVSRTPVREALMQLDAIGLIEIRPRRGAIVIDPGPHRVYEMFEVMAELEGLAGSLAARRLDKVSREAITATHGRCEQSASAGDSDAYYYDNEEFHKAIYAAGRSDFLEEQCVQLHRRLRPYRRLQLRVRNRLSTSFSEHCAIVDAIFAGDGDEARRLLRTHVGIQGERFSDLVASMAVR comes from the coding sequence ATGTCCGAGAATGTCGGCCGATGGCTTCGCGATGAGATTGAAAATTCAATTCTTTCCAACGAGTTCTCCCCCGGTGAGCGGCTCGACGAAATGGTGCTTGCGACGCGTTTCGGCGTTTCCCGCACACCCGTGCGCGAGGCGCTGATGCAGCTCGATGCGATCGGCCTCATCGAAATTCGACCGCGCAGAGGCGCAATCGTCATCGATCCGGGGCCGCACCGCGTCTATGAGATGTTCGAGGTGATGGCCGAATTGGAGGGCCTGGCCGGGTCGCTCGCCGCACGACGGCTGGACAAGGTCTCCCGGGAAGCGATTACGGCCACCCACGGCCGCTGCGAGCAATCAGCCTCTGCCGGTGACAGCGATGCTTATTATTACGACAATGAGGAATTCCATAAGGCCATCTATGCAGCCGGCCGAAGCGATTTCCTTGAGGAGCAATGTGTGCAATTGCACCGCCGCCTGCGGCCTTATCGCCGCCTCCAGCTGCGCGTGCGCAACCGCCTGTCGACATCCTTCTCAGAACATTGCGCCATCGTCGATGCGATCTTTGCCGGAGACGGAGATGAAGCCCGCCGTTTGCTGCGGAC
- a CDS encoding Dicarboxylate carrier MatC domain protein (PFAM: Dicarboxylate carrier MatC domain protein; Citrate transporter~KEGG: ret:RHE_CH00922 dicarboxylate-carrier protein) gives MGIELLAIGLLVAMFIIATIQPINMGALAFAGAFVLGSMIIGMKTSDIFAGFPSDLFLTLVAVTYLFAIAQINGTIDWLVECAVRLVRGRIGLIPWVMFLVAAIITGFGALGPAAVAILAPVALSFAVQYRIHPVMMGLMVIHGAQAGGFSPISIYGGITNQIVAKAGLPFAPTSLFLSSFFFNLAIAVLVFFVFGGARVMKQDPASFGPLPELHPEGVSESIRGHGGTPAKPIREHAYGTAADTATSLRLNNERITTLIGLTALGIGALVFKFNVGLVAMTVAVALALLSPKTQKAAIDKVSWSTVLLISGIITYVGVMEKAGTVDYVANGISSLGMPLLVALLLCFTGAIVSAFASSTALLGAIIPLAVPFLLQGHVSAIGVVAAIAISTTIVDTSPFSTNGALVVANAPDDRREQVLRQLLIYSALIAIIGPIVAWFVFVVSGLV, from the coding sequence ATGGGTATTGAACTATTGGCCATAGGCCTGCTGGTCGCGATGTTCATCATTGCGACGATCCAGCCGATCAACATGGGCGCGCTCGCATTTGCCGGCGCCTTCGTGCTCGGCTCGATGATCATCGGGATGAAAACCAGCGATATTTTCGCCGGCTTTCCGAGTGATCTGTTCCTGACGCTCGTCGCCGTCACCTACCTCTTCGCCATAGCGCAGATCAACGGCACGATCGACTGGCTCGTCGAATGTGCCGTCCGCCTGGTGCGCGGGCGGATCGGCTTGATTCCCTGGGTGATGTTCCTGGTCGCCGCCATCATTACCGGTTTCGGTGCGCTTGGACCTGCCGCGGTCGCCATTCTCGCACCCGTCGCGTTGAGCTTTGCCGTGCAATACCGCATTCACCCGGTCATGATGGGCCTGATGGTGATCCACGGCGCGCAGGCGGGCGGCTTTTCGCCGATCAGCATCTATGGCGGTATCACCAACCAGATCGTTGCGAAGGCCGGCCTGCCTTTCGCGCCGACCTCGTTGTTTCTCTCCAGCTTCTTCTTCAACCTGGCGATCGCAGTGCTGGTCTTCTTCGTTTTCGGCGGCGCAAGGGTGATGAAGCAAGATCCCGCATCATTTGGCCCGTTGCCCGAACTGCATCCCGAGGGCGTATCGGAGTCGATCAGAGGTCACGGTGGCACGCCGGCAAAACCGATCAGGGAGCATGCCTATGGTACGGCGGCTGATACCGCGACGTCGTTGCGCCTGAACAATGAGAGAATTACCACCTTGATCGGCCTGACGGCGCTCGGCATCGGCGCCCTGGTCTTCAAGTTCAACGTCGGCCTCGTCGCCATGACCGTGGCTGTCGCACTGGCGCTCTTGTCACCGAAGACTCAGAAGGCAGCAATCGACAAGGTCAGCTGGTCGACCGTGCTGCTGATATCAGGCATCATCACCTATGTCGGCGTCATGGAGAAGGCCGGGACTGTCGACTACGTGGCGAACGGTATATCCAGTCTCGGCATGCCGCTGCTGGTGGCGCTCCTGCTTTGCTTTACCGGTGCCATCGTCTCGGCCTTTGCATCCTCGACCGCGCTGCTCGGCGCGATCATCCCGCTTGCCGTTCCATTCCTCCTGCAAGGACACGTCAGCGCCATCGGCGTGGTCGCGGCGATCGCGATCTCGACGACGATCGTCGATACCAGCCCATTCTCCACCAATGGCGCGCTTGTCGTCGCCAACGCGCCGGATGACAGGCGTGAGCAGGTGCTTCGACAGCTGCTGATCTATAGCGCCCTGATCGCGATCATCGGCCCGATCGTCGCCTGGTTTGTGTTCGTCGTGTCCGGGTTGGTGTGA
- a CDS encoding tRNA synthetase class I (M) (PFAM: tRNA synthetase class I (M)~KEGG: metS; methionyl-tRNA synthetase protein; K01874 methionyl-tRNA synthetase) — MNTIYITTSIPYVNAAPHVGFALELVQADAYARHFRLLGQDVRFQCGTDDNSLKNVRSAEAAGLPVKDFVDANADRFERLGGLLDISNEEFVRTSRDPRHIACVHALWRACAGHGDLYRKAYEGLYCVGCEQFYEPSELDDGRCPEHGIALETIREENWFFRLSRYGDRLIELVESGELRIVPAHRRNEVLALLRRGLTDISVSRSAERARGWGVPVPDEDEVVYVWFDALANYLTGLSHGSDETLLPRYWNGGQRIHVVGKGISKFHAIYWPAILLSAGLPPPSSILVHGYVTVDGKKIGKSAGNGIDPERIIQSYATPDALRYYLLRHIRSADDGDFSAERLEAAWSGELAGQLGNLANRVLALLSTSFDGIVPPVPDSAFVEEAARLPAKVAEAFDAYELHVGLADIFAFIGEANRRFTKRAPWADAKALLADLTPEDRKATAARLGSSLAEQVYGLAIIARCLLPFLPSSATKLHSRLGIPSPRLYRDPLIVTDVKAAPQAVLFPQRASA; from the coding sequence ATGAACACGATCTACATCACCACCTCGATCCCCTATGTGAATGCCGCACCGCATGTCGGCTTTGCCCTCGAACTGGTCCAGGCCGATGCCTATGCCCGCCATTTCCGGCTTCTCGGTCAGGACGTCCGCTTCCAGTGCGGAACCGATGACAACAGCCTGAAGAATGTCAGGTCGGCGGAAGCCGCGGGATTGCCCGTGAAGGACTTCGTGGACGCAAACGCCGACAGGTTCGAGCGCCTTGGCGGCCTGCTCGATATCTCCAACGAGGAATTCGTCCGCACGTCGCGCGATCCGAGGCACATCGCCTGCGTCCACGCCTTGTGGAGGGCATGCGCCGGACATGGCGACCTCTATCGCAAGGCCTATGAGGGCCTCTATTGCGTCGGTTGCGAGCAATTCTACGAGCCGTCGGAACTCGATGACGGGCGTTGCCCTGAACACGGCATTGCCCTTGAGACCATCCGCGAGGAGAACTGGTTCTTCCGTCTCTCCCGATACGGCGACCGGCTCATCGAGCTGGTCGAGAGCGGCGAGCTTCGGATCGTCCCGGCCCATCGGCGCAACGAGGTCCTTGCCCTGTTGCGGCGCGGCCTGACCGACATCAGCGTGTCGCGCAGTGCGGAGCGGGCGCGAGGCTGGGGTGTTCCCGTGCCCGATGAAGATGAGGTCGTCTACGTCTGGTTCGATGCCCTGGCGAACTATCTCACCGGTCTCAGCCACGGGTCCGATGAAACCCTCTTGCCGCGCTATTGGAACGGGGGCCAACGCATCCACGTCGTCGGCAAGGGCATCTCCAAGTTCCACGCCATCTACTGGCCGGCCATCCTGTTATCCGCAGGCCTGCCGCCGCCATCGTCGATCCTCGTGCACGGCTACGTTACGGTGGATGGCAAGAAGATCGGCAAGTCGGCCGGCAATGGCATCGATCCGGAACGCATCATCCAATCCTACGCAACGCCGGACGCCCTGCGATATTACCTGCTCCGGCATATACGCTCGGCAGACGATGGCGACTTCTCGGCCGAGCGTCTGGAAGCCGCATGGTCGGGAGAACTTGCAGGACAGCTCGGAAATCTCGCCAACCGGGTGCTTGCGCTTCTGTCCACGTCGTTCGACGGGATCGTTCCGCCCGTGCCGGACAGCGCGTTCGTGGAGGAGGCTGCCCGCCTTCCGGCGAAGGTGGCTGAAGCGTTCGATGCCTACGAGCTCCATGTCGGCCTCGCCGATATTTTCGCATTCATCGGCGAGGCGAACAGGCGGTTTACAAAACGCGCACCATGGGCGGATGCAAAAGCGCTGCTTGCCGATCTCACGCCGGAGGATCGGAAGGCGACCGCCGCCCGTCTCGGCTCCTCGTTGGCCGAGCAGGTCTACGGCCTTGCGATCATCGCCCGCTGCCTCCTGCCGTTCCTGCCAAGCTCGGCCACAAAGCTACATTCCAGGCTGGGAATACCGTCTCCTCGCCTCTATCGGGACCCCTTGATCGTGACGGACGTCAAAGCCGCCCCACAAGCCGTGCTCTTTCCGCAAAGAGCGTCAGCTTAA
- a CDS encoding Malonyl-CoA decarboxylase (PFAM: Malonyl-CoA decarboxylase~KEGG: ret:RHE_CH00920 malonyl-CoA decarboxylase protein) has translation MSEASFFTDMLQSITDRGRQLLFSGSRATQVAAKADLQTLCEMLLSSRGEASGMALAAEILDRWGALESEGAQAFLDMLHEKFGPDTAKLDQAIENYRTDKSSAAIIALHQAAEPRRQELLRRLNHAPNGTAKLVRMREQLLASKDQSAGYHALDADFTHLFGSWFNRGFLTLRPIDWSTPAYILEKIIKYEAVHEIAGWEELRSRLAPADRRCFAFFHPRLADEPLVFVEVALTRSVPSAIGDVLVEGREQINADEATTAVFYSISNCQDGLRGISFGNFLIKQVVEDLRRDLPGLKNFVTLSPVPGFARWLAKARAPAADRLLPEAARETLMLLDDPSWPDNEKTAAELERVLLPLAARYFLTERTPEGRPIDPVARFHLGNGARLERLNFLGDRSTKAMQQAHGLMVNYLYKLDDIVANHEALAQRGEVIASPAVKSLLNQNDEGRSGGNAQQGSRPFANIMNSTLGGGRK, from the coding sequence ATGTCTGAGGCTTCCTTCTTCACCGACATGCTGCAGAGCATCACGGATCGCGGACGCCAGCTTCTGTTTTCCGGCTCGCGCGCCACGCAGGTCGCAGCCAAGGCCGATCTCCAGACACTCTGTGAAATGCTGCTATCGAGCCGGGGCGAAGCCTCGGGCATGGCGCTTGCGGCCGAGATACTCGATCGCTGGGGCGCGCTCGAGAGCGAGGGCGCGCAGGCATTCCTCGATATGCTGCATGAAAAGTTCGGGCCCGACACGGCCAAGCTCGACCAGGCGATTGAAAATTACCGCACCGACAAAAGCTCTGCCGCGATCATCGCGCTCCACCAGGCAGCTGAGCCGCGGCGACAGGAGCTTCTGCGCCGATTGAATCACGCGCCGAACGGCACCGCCAAGCTTGTCCGGATGCGTGAGCAACTGCTTGCTTCCAAAGACCAATCCGCAGGATATCACGCGCTTGATGCCGACTTCACGCATCTGTTCGGCTCCTGGTTCAATCGCGGCTTTCTGACATTGCGACCCATCGACTGGTCGACGCCGGCCTACATCCTTGAAAAGATCATCAAATACGAGGCCGTGCACGAGATCGCAGGCTGGGAGGAATTGCGCAGTCGCTTGGCGCCGGCCGACCGCCGATGCTTTGCCTTCTTCCACCCCCGATTGGCCGACGAGCCGCTGGTGTTCGTCGAGGTGGCGCTGACACGATCCGTGCCCAGCGCGATCGGAGATGTGCTCGTCGAGGGGAGGGAACAGATCAATGCCGACGAGGCGACGACGGCTGTCTTCTATTCGATCTCCAACTGCCAGGATGGCTTGCGGGGAATCTCGTTCGGCAACTTCCTGATCAAGCAGGTCGTGGAAGACCTGCGTAGAGACCTGCCCGGCCTCAAGAATTTCGTCACGCTGTCGCCCGTTCCAGGCTTTGCCCGTTGGCTTGCCAAGGCGCGTGCCCCAGCCGCCGACCGGTTGCTGCCGGAAGCGGCCCGCGAAACGCTGATGCTGCTGGACGATCCGAGCTGGCCTGACAACGAGAAGACGGCGGCTGAACTGGAGCGCGTGTTGCTGCCGCTTGCGGCGCGCTATTTCCTGACCGAACGGACGCCGGAGGGCCGGCCCATCGATCCTGTCGCCCGCTTCCATCTCGGCAACGGCGCTCGACTGGAAAGATTGAATTTTCTTGGCGACCGCTCGACCAAGGCGATGCAGCAGGCACACGGCCTGATGGTCAACTACCTCTACAAGCTCGACGATATCGTGGCCAACCATGAGGCCCTGGCGCAGCGCGGCGAAGTGATTGCCTCGCCTGCAGTCAAAAGCTTGCTCAACCAGAACGACGAAGGCCGCAGCGGCGGCAATGCCCAGCAAGGCTCCCGGCCATTCGCAAACATCATGAACTCAACGCTTGGAGGAGGGCGAAAGTGA